One stretch of Nocardia mangyaensis DNA includes these proteins:
- a CDS encoding non-ribosomal peptide synthetase — MIDDKRQLLQQLLRARAERELSHGERGLWFHSVLAPDSSSYNLLYQGRSGTPIDIARLESALAILVRRHELLGSIFRLSAGEPVAVPNPDTKIPVRALDATSWSAQRLDDWLDAALDAPIDLVDGPVVQVTVLRRAPDEHLMVLTVPHLVVDFWSLDIVLTELSELYRDPAAALPEIEGRYADYVQWQTSLLDSDRGEELWDHWREQLAGELLPLELPGLRPRPATQTFAGASRSFDIDASLTTALRELAQANGVTLQVVLLSAYIAVLHRYSGLDDIIVGSPVAGRNMPGSERIVGYFVNSVALRTDLGDNPSFTTLLDRTRRTVLDAVAHQDLPFALLAQRLVPGRDPAFAPVFQVFFAWETSRLSVASTSASGAAEAPAFEPLSLRQGGAPVDLMLMVVERDQTLSAVLQYNRDLFDTAMIDRFAKHLRRFLGAAVANPAESVGLVPLLTDDEERQRVRWNDTAVPEFRDRRLLDLFTDQIARTPTAIAVSFGDLDLTYQQLWDRARSLAERVHAAGARPGDVVGIAIERSELSVIAVLAVLTAGCAFLPVDPRHPAQRLRVISKEADSTVWITDSRVQHRLPAQAVAVLVDEVVPGDSTFVPRVESVTPDSAAYVMFTSGTTGQPKGAVNTQRGIANRLLWMQRAYPLGERDVVLHKTPANFDVSVWELLWPLLAGARVVVAEPDRHRDSGYLVDAITRYGVTVSHFVPSMLRVFLDDPGAGRCTSLRRVITSGEALTADLRDALFATLPAQLHNLYGPTEAAIDVTYFDCARDDIDPVIPIGRPIANTQIHVVDAQLNPVPVGVAGELYIGGIGVAQGYLHRPELTAQRFVDAGPRGVLYRTGDQARYRPDGAIEYLGRADDQVKIRGVRIELGEVEGALAASPQVRAAAVVVRGDAQPRLIAYVVASELDARPSIADLRAWLRGSLPDAMIPAQFVFLDHIPTTPTGKRDNRALPEPDTARPDISSVYQAPRTELEATLAGLWQQTLGLDTVGVFDDFFELGGASTQTMQICAAARDVGIAVTPELVFRHRSVAALADAVDHGAVPELAVSEVAAQPNPQPMIAPVQPAAVGNTVIESLGVYLPDTVLPTSAVLAGCDRPVQIPLEQLTGIVTRRVVGPGEFTIDLAERAAARCLAGSAYSATEIDLLICTNISNNEGPDGRLISEPSTSMRLRGLLGLSSAVSFDVSNACAGMFTGIAIADAFLATGRARTAMVVSGEYVSHIISTAQREITDFLDDRLACLTVGDAGAAVILERGISPGVGFHDLRLRTLSRYSELCIGKRTDQPHGGAIMRTKAVEQTAVAVRKSVPFAMRMLERHGWQPEAVDRIIVHQTSQASINDAMATINRAIGRSAVHQGNIVSNLEHRGNTASTTHFVALGDLIASGDLQSGDRILFGITGSGQTVGAALYTVDDLPDRVRDGRRGERRPVPEDRRPPAATGPRVRFEAVALATPTGEERAVDLATMAGRQCLDESFCAAEEVGLVVYAGVFRDEYLVEPATATFVADRLAINPDPDDPFEQATLALDLFDGGTGFLKACYAAAAAIAAGQTRAALVVAAEADPEVPSESAARRGIRHIGSAAVLTVAGAEEGGFGAFHFAAHPEYLDAISSFTRVHSTSGLEFVQDPGIEDIYLKIIEEALDELLRTASVSPADIGVVLAPQISSNFLSVLAGKIGVPHARVVDVVDGGPDLFTSSIPATLRHCRGANLAGPGDLGLIITVGAGVQVGCALYYF, encoded by the coding sequence GTGATCGACGACAAGCGTCAGTTGCTCCAACAGTTGCTCCGGGCCAGGGCCGAGCGCGAGCTCTCCCATGGTGAGCGCGGCCTGTGGTTCCATTCCGTCCTCGCCCCCGACAGCTCATCGTACAACTTGCTCTACCAAGGCCGTTCGGGGACGCCGATTGATATCGCACGACTCGAGTCGGCGCTCGCGATCCTGGTACGCCGCCATGAACTCCTCGGGTCGATCTTCCGGCTGTCTGCGGGAGAGCCGGTGGCGGTGCCGAACCCGGACACGAAGATTCCGGTGCGCGCGCTCGATGCGACGAGCTGGTCGGCCCAACGCCTCGACGACTGGCTCGACGCGGCGCTCGACGCGCCGATCGACCTGGTTGATGGGCCGGTGGTTCAGGTCACCGTGCTGCGGCGGGCACCCGATGAACACCTCATGGTGCTCACGGTGCCGCACCTCGTCGTAGATTTCTGGTCGCTGGACATCGTGCTCACAGAACTGTCGGAGCTCTACCGTGATCCGGCAGCCGCTCTGCCCGAGATCGAGGGCAGATACGCCGACTATGTGCAGTGGCAGACCAGCCTGCTCGACAGCGACCGCGGCGAGGAACTATGGGACCACTGGCGGGAGCAGCTCGCCGGCGAGCTGCTCCCGCTCGAACTGCCCGGCCTGCGGCCGCGACCCGCGACCCAGACCTTCGCCGGAGCTAGCAGGTCCTTCGACATCGATGCGAGCCTGACCACGGCGTTGCGCGAGCTTGCACAGGCCAACGGAGTCACCCTCCAGGTTGTACTGCTGTCGGCGTATATTGCTGTCCTGCACCGGTATTCCGGCCTGGACGACATCATCGTCGGCTCGCCGGTCGCCGGGCGCAACATGCCGGGATCGGAACGCATCGTCGGCTACTTCGTGAACTCGGTGGCCTTGCGCACCGATCTCGGTGACAATCCGTCCTTCACGACGCTACTGGACCGGACGCGCAGGACGGTGCTCGATGCCGTGGCGCATCAGGACCTTCCGTTCGCGCTGCTCGCGCAACGACTGGTCCCCGGCCGTGATCCCGCGTTCGCCCCGGTGTTCCAGGTGTTCTTCGCCTGGGAGACCTCACGTTTGTCGGTGGCGTCCACGTCGGCGAGCGGGGCCGCCGAAGCGCCCGCTTTCGAACCGCTGTCGTTGCGCCAGGGCGGGGCTCCGGTCGATCTGATGCTGATGGTCGTCGAACGCGACCAGACGTTGTCGGCCGTGCTGCAGTACAACCGCGACCTGTTCGACACCGCCATGATCGACCGCTTCGCCAAGCACCTGCGCCGTTTCCTGGGTGCGGCGGTGGCGAATCCGGCCGAATCGGTCGGCCTGGTGCCGTTGCTGACCGACGACGAAGAACGGCAACGGGTGCGCTGGAACGACACCGCGGTTCCCGAATTCCGTGACCGCAGGCTCCTCGACCTGTTCACCGACCAGATCGCGCGCACCCCGACCGCGATCGCGGTCAGCTTCGGCGACCTCGACCTCACCTATCAGCAACTGTGGGACCGTGCCAGGAGTCTGGCGGAGCGGGTGCACGCCGCCGGGGCCAGGCCCGGCGATGTGGTCGGCATCGCGATCGAACGATCGGAGCTGTCGGTGATCGCGGTACTGGCAGTCCTGACGGCGGGCTGTGCGTTCCTGCCGGTGGACCCCCGGCACCCAGCACAGCGATTGAGGGTGATCAGCAAGGAGGCCGACAGCACCGTCTGGATCACCGATTCCCGCGTGCAGCACCGGCTTCCCGCACAAGCGGTCGCAGTGCTGGTGGACGAGGTGGTCCCCGGCGACAGCACGTTCGTTCCCCGCGTCGAGTCGGTGACGCCGGATTCCGCCGCGTACGTCATGTTCACCTCGGGCACCACCGGTCAGCCCAAGGGCGCGGTGAACACCCAGCGCGGCATCGCCAATCGGCTGCTCTGGATGCAGCGCGCCTATCCACTGGGCGAGCGAGATGTGGTGTTGCACAAGACGCCCGCCAACTTCGATGTCTCGGTATGGGAGCTGTTATGGCCGTTGCTGGCCGGCGCGCGGGTCGTGGTCGCCGAGCCCGACCGGCATCGCGACAGCGGCTATCTCGTCGACGCAATCACCCGCTACGGGGTGACGGTCAGCCATTTCGTGCCGTCGATGCTGCGCGTCTTTCTCGACGACCCCGGCGCCGGGCGGTGCACGAGCCTGCGCCGGGTGATCACCAGCGGTGAGGCACTGACCGCGGACCTGCGCGACGCACTCTTCGCGACGCTGCCCGCCCAGCTGCACAACCTGTACGGGCCGACCGAGGCCGCGATCGACGTGACCTATTTCGACTGCGCCCGTGACGATATCGATCCGGTCATTCCGATCGGCAGGCCGATCGCCAACACCCAGATCCATGTTGTGGACGCGCAACTGAATCCGGTGCCTGTCGGTGTTGCCGGCGAGTTGTACATCGGTGGCATCGGTGTCGCCCAGGGCTATCTGCACCGACCCGAGCTGACTGCGCAACGATTCGTCGACGCGGGACCGCGCGGTGTGCTGTACCGCACCGGCGATCAGGCGCGCTATCGGCCCGACGGCGCAATCGAGTACCTCGGGCGCGCGGACGACCAGGTCAAGATTCGCGGCGTGCGGATCGAACTGGGTGAGGTCGAAGGGGCATTGGCGGCGAGTCCGCAGGTGCGTGCAGCCGCCGTCGTCGTTCGCGGTGACGCCCAGCCGCGACTGATCGCCTACGTTGTGGCGAGCGAGCTCGACGCGCGGCCGAGCATCGCTGACCTGCGCGCCTGGCTGCGCGGCAGCTTGCCCGACGCGATGATCCCGGCGCAATTCGTCTTCCTGGACCACATCCCAACCACGCCGACGGGTAAGCGGGATAACCGGGCCTTACCCGAGCCCGACACCGCCCGTCCCGATATCTCGTCGGTGTACCAGGCCCCGCGCACGGAACTCGAGGCGACGCTGGCCGGGCTGTGGCAGCAGACTCTCGGGCTGGACACCGTCGGCGTATTCGACGACTTCTTCGAGTTGGGCGGCGCATCCACGCAGACCATGCAGATATGCGCCGCCGCACGGGATGTGGGAATAGCCGTGACACCGGAGCTGGTGTTCCGCCACCGGTCGGTGGCCGCGCTCGCCGATGCGGTCGATCATGGAGCAGTACCCGAACTCGCGGTGTCGGAGGTTGCCGCGCAACCCAACCCGCAGCCGATGATCGCGCCGGTCCAGCCGGCGGCGGTGGGCAACACGGTGATCGAGAGTCTGGGCGTCTATCTGCCGGACACGGTGCTGCCGACCTCGGCGGTGCTCGCCGGATGTGATCGACCGGTGCAGATTCCACTGGAACAGCTGACCGGCATCGTGACCCGCCGGGTCGTTGGGCCGGGCGAGTTCACCATTGATCTCGCCGAGCGGGCGGCCGCTCGATGCCTGGCCGGCTCCGCGTACTCCGCCACCGAGATCGACTTGCTGATCTGCACCAACATCTCCAACAACGAGGGCCCGGACGGTCGGTTGATCTCTGAGCCGAGCACCTCGATGCGGCTGCGGGGACTACTGGGACTGTCCTCGGCGGTGAGCTTCGATGTCTCGAACGCCTGCGCAGGCATGTTCACCGGCATCGCGATCGCCGATGCGTTCCTGGCAACCGGCCGCGCCCGCACGGCGATGGTGGTCAGCGGCGAGTACGTCTCGCACATCATCTCGACGGCTCAGCGCGAGATCACCGACTTCCTCGACGATCGGCTGGCCTGTCTCACTGTCGGTGACGCCGGCGCGGCTGTGATCCTCGAGCGCGGAATCTCGCCTGGCGTCGGCTTCCACGATCTGCGCCTGCGCACGCTGAGTCGCTACAGCGAATTGTGCATCGGCAAACGGACCGATCAGCCGCATGGGGGCGCGATCATGCGGACCAAGGCGGTCGAGCAGACCGCTGTCGCGGTCCGCAAGTCGGTCCCGTTCGCGATGCGGATGCTCGAACGCCATGGCTGGCAACCGGAAGCTGTGGACCGCATCATCGTGCACCAAACCTCGCAGGCTTCGATCAACGATGCGATGGCGACGATCAACCGGGCAATCGGGCGCTCCGCCGTTCATCAGGGCAACATCGTGTCGAATCTCGAGCATCGCGGAAATACTGCGTCGACGACGCATTTCGTTGCCCTCGGTGATCTGATCGCCAGCGGTGATCTGCAATCGGGTGACCGAATCCTTTTCGGCATCACCGGTTCCGGGCAAACCGTCGGTGCGGCCCTGTACACCGTCGATGACCTGCCCGACCGGGTGCGAGACGGTCGTCGTGGCGAGCGCAGGCCAGTGCCCGAGGATCGCAGGCCGCCCGCGGCTACCGGCCCGAGGGTGCGGTTCGAGGCCGTCGCGCTCGCCACACCGACCGGCGAGGAAAGAGCCGTCGACCTCGCAACCATGGCAGGTAGGCAGTGCCTCGATGAATCCTTCTGCGCCGCTGAAGAAGTCGGACTGGTCGTCTACGCAGGTGTGTTCCGCGACGAGTACCTCGTCGAACCGGCCACGGCGACCTTCGTCGCCGACCGACTGGCGATCAATCCGGACCCCGACGATCCGTTCGAGCAGGCGACACTGGCACTGGACCTGTTCGACGGCGGCACCGGATTCCTCAAGGCCTGCTATGCGGCGGCGGCCGCCATCGCAGCGGGTCAGACCCGCGCCGCGCTCGTGGTCGCCGCCGAAGCCGATCCCGAGGTGCCGAGCGAGTCAGCGGCGCGCCGGGGTATCCGCCATATCGGCTCCGCCGCTGTCCTGACCGTGGCTGGTGCCGAAGAAGGCGGATTCGGCGCCTTCCACTTCGCCGCCCATCCCGAATACCTCGACGCTATCTCGAGTTTCACGCGGGTGCACAGCACCTCGGGACTCGAATTCGTACAGGACCCGGGAATCGAGGACATCTACCTGAAGATCATCGAGGAGGCGCTGGACGAGCTGCTGCGCACCGCGTCGGTCTCGCCGGCCGACATCGGTGTCGTCCTGGCGCCGCAGATCTCATCGAACTTCCTGTCCGTACTGGCCGGCAAGATCGGGGTGCCGCACGCTCGGGTAGTCGACGTCGTCGACGGCGGACCCGATCTCTTCACCTCGTCGATCCCGGCCACCCTGCGGCACTGCCGCGGCGCCAACCTCGCCGGGCCGGGTGACCTCGGTCTGATCATCACGGTCGGCGCAGGCGTCCAGGTCGGCTGCGCACTCTATTACTTCTGA